From Triticum urartu cultivar G1812 chromosome 2, Tu2.1, whole genome shotgun sequence, a single genomic window includes:
- the LOC125534153 gene encoding BTB/POZ and MATH domain-containing protein 3-like, with the protein MGDTVGSSPAKQCVPETWWTSFMEGDTAAHSFQVTGFSLLDGMGGGNLVWSSAFRVGDCDSDITFYPDGWKVDGGAHASAFLRLCKGEPGLQTSYTLSLLGKDGQVFEQVSLEHVFKSTGTFWGYERFVKKSKRQRLVSRNDDCVTIRCVLTVTRKHRTEEVRALTILTPPSNLHEDIARMLKDEDGVDVAFVVGEKLFRAHQHILAARSPAFKAELLDPLTKEDPTNPVNVHDMTSDIFEALLHFMYTDTLPHGSDLEKTGILWRLLAVGD; encoded by the exons ATGGGAGACACCGTCGGCTCTTCTCCGGCTAAGCAGTGCGTGCCGGAGACGTGGTGGACGAGTTTTATGGAGGGCGACACCGCGGCGCACAGTTTCCAGGTCACGGGCTTCTCTCTGCTCGACGGCATGGGCGGCGGCAACTTGGTCTGGTCGAGCGCGTTCAGAGTCGGCGACTGCGACTCGGACATCACCTTCTACCCAGATGGGTGGAAGGTGGACGGAGGTGCCCACGCCTCAGCCTTCTTGCGTCTGTGCAAAGGAGAACCAGGGTTGCAGACCAGCTACACCCTGAGTTTATTGGGCAAGGACGGCCAAGTGTTTGAGCAAGTGAGCCTAGAGCATGTCTTCAAATCCACAGGTACCTTTTGGGGCTATGAGCGCTTCGTCAAGAAGTCCAAGCGGCAACGGTTGGTATCCCGCAACGACGACTGTGTGACGATCAGGTGTGTTTTGACTGTCACTAGGAAGCATCGCACCGAAGAGGTGCGCGCCTTGACCATCCTAACCCCACCGTCAAATCTGCACGAAGATATTGCAAGGATGTTGAAGGACGAGGATGGCGTGGATGTAGCGTTCGTCGTGGGTGAGAAATTGTTCCGTGCTCATCAACAC ATTCTGGCGGCACGGTCGCCGGCCTTCAAGGCAGAGCTTTTGGACCCGTTGACAAAGGAGGACCCTACAAACCCCGTCAATGTTCATGACATGACGTCCGACATCTTCGAGGCACTTCTTCATTTCATGTACACTGATACACTCCCACATGGTAGCGATCTTGAGAAAACCGGGATATTGTGGCGTTTGTTGGCTGTCGGAGATTGA